One genomic region from Pseudoduganella lutea encodes:
- the tuf gene encoding elongation factor Tu produces the protein MAKGKFERTKPHVNVGTIGHVDHGKTTLTAAIATVLSKKFGGEAKAYDQIDAAPEEKARGITINTAHVEYETAARHYAHVDCPGHADYIKNMITGAAQMDGAILVCSAADGPMPQTREHILLARQVGVPYIIVFLNKCDLVDDAELLELVEMEVRELLSKYEFPGDDLPIIKGSARMALEGQPGEMGEECIIRLADALDTYIPTPERAVDGAFLMPVEDVFSISGRGTVVTGRVERGVIKVGEEIEIVGIIDTVKTTCTGVEMFRKLLDQGQAGDNVGLLLRGTKREDVQRGQVLAKPGSIKPHNHFTGEIYVLSKDEGGRHTPFFNNYRPQFYFRTTDVTGSIELPADKEMVMPGDNVSITVKLISPIAMEEGLRFAIREGGRTVGAGVVAKILG, from the coding sequence ATGGCAAAAGGTAAGTTTGAGCGGACCAAACCGCACGTCAACGTTGGCACCATCGGTCACGTCGACCACGGTAAAACCACGCTGACCGCGGCAATCGCAACGGTGCTGTCGAAGAAATTCGGCGGCGAAGCCAAAGCCTACGACCAGATCGACGCTGCTCCGGAAGAAAAAGCACGCGGCATCACGATCAACACCGCGCACGTCGAGTACGAAACCGCTGCCCGTCACTACGCGCACGTTGACTGCCCAGGCCACGCCGACTACATCAAGAACATGATCACCGGTGCTGCCCAGATGGACGGCGCGATCCTGGTGTGCTCCGCAGCTGACGGCCCGATGCCGCAGACCCGCGAACACATCCTGCTGGCCCGTCAGGTTGGCGTGCCTTACATCATCGTGTTCCTGAACAAGTGCGACCTGGTCGACGACGCAGAACTGCTGGAACTGGTCGAAATGGAAGTGCGCGAGCTGCTTTCGAAGTACGAGTTCCCTGGCGACGACCTGCCGATCATCAAAGGTTCGGCACGTATGGCCCTGGAAGGCCAGCCGGGCGAAATGGGCGAAGAGTGCATCATCCGCCTGGCGGACGCACTGGACACCTACATCCCGACGCCTGAGCGCGCTGTGGACGGCGCCTTCCTGATGCCTGTGGAAGACGTGTTCTCGATCTCCGGCCGCGGTACCGTGGTGACCGGCCGTGTCGAGCGTGGCGTGATCAAGGTTGGCGAAGAAATCGAAATCGTCGGCATCATCGACACCGTGAAGACCACCTGCACCGGCGTGGAAATGTTCCGCAAGCTGCTGGACCAGGGTCAAGCTGGCGACAACGTCGGCCTGCTGCTGCGCGGCACCAAGCGTGAAGACGTGCAGCGTGGCCAGGTTCTGGCCAAGCCGGGCTCGATCAAGCCGCACAACCACTTCACCGGCGAGATCTACGTGCTGTCGAAGGATGAGGGCGGTCGTCACACCCCGTTCTTCAACAACTACCGCCCTCAGTTCTACTTCCGTACGACGGACGTGACCGGCTCGATCGAGCTGCCAGCGGACAAAGAGATGGTCATGCCGGGCGACAACGTGTCGATCACCGTCAAGCTGATCTCCCCGATCGCCATGGAAGAAGGCCTGCGCTTTGCAATCCGTGAAGGCGGCCGTACAGTCGGCGCGGGTGTTGTAGCCAAGATTCTGGGCTAA
- a CDS encoding PEP-CTERM sorting domain-containing protein: MHRTLTAALAIASAVLIVPSIHAAPRTSGAGEISNVQYTLVDLTPDDGNASYYQFGPRTTLIQASISVGAGNHGDGSQFAPTFPVPVTAEGRFFDFYARASTNGQLGDLHSAADTGALQWQGDYARAAASQTVNILLSAHSAFTVSGVANTWLSTTDPAYPVLPGNAETSVSLGYASEDRPSDIFSRNIVLGTGQSYDSFNDTFSLTARNDFDHDIELTLYFNTLTSVYYDVSAVPEPATYLMFGAGLAVLAGAMRRRQRVLPPV, from the coding sequence ATGCACCGTACATTGACAGCTGCACTTGCCATTGCTTCTGCCGTCCTGATCGTTCCTTCCATCCATGCCGCACCACGCACCTCTGGTGCAGGGGAAATCAGTAATGTTCAATACACCCTCGTGGACTTGACGCCCGACGACGGCAATGCTTCGTATTACCAGTTTGGGCCACGTACGACCCTTATACAAGCGTCCATTTCGGTCGGGGCCGGGAATCACGGGGACGGTAGCCAATTTGCGCCAACCTTCCCGGTCCCGGTTACCGCGGAAGGGCGATTCTTTGACTTCTACGCCCGCGCCAGTACCAATGGTCAGTTAGGTGACCTTCATTCGGCCGCGGACACCGGGGCGCTGCAATGGCAGGGAGATTACGCCAGGGCAGCGGCTTCGCAAACCGTGAACATTTTGCTGAGCGCTCACAGCGCCTTCACCGTCAGCGGCGTCGCGAACACATGGTTGTCCACGACCGATCCTGCATATCCTGTCCTGCCCGGCAACGCGGAGACTTCTGTGAGTCTGGGTTATGCATCGGAGGACCGGCCTAGCGACATCTTTTCGCGGAACATCGTGCTGGGCACCGGGCAATCCTATGACAGCTTCAACGACACGTTCTCACTGACGGCCAGGAACGATTTCGACCACGACATCGAATTGACGCTTTACTTCAACACACTAACCAGCGTCTATTACGACGTCTCAGCCGTGCCGGAGCCGGCAACATACCTGATGTTCGGTGCCGGCCTGGCCGTACTGGCCGGTGCAATGCGTCGGCGTCAGCGCGTGCTGCCGCCTGTCTGA
- a CDS encoding phosphoethanolamine transferase: protein MPSLPFEFRYPRPAHLFILLSYLALSLVPWIRVLLDNPVAGGWQILGIEIAAWTAVWAVFKRPAYFHWLLIPAFMALPTELYLLVFYGQGISTHHLGILAETSPVEALEFLGNKVWTMLAVMVFVAAWWVMTFRAARLTRGLDWQGPSRWVALGLLGSFALVAAYAWEFGAGKPPAASASATASVSAGTARGAHVTGWPLAPLPAWARPPVHFGAFIDSWPFGLAARGIDFYRERRYLAQLNETSRHFKFGADQGAPDDVPETIVLVIGESSRQDRWRLFGYQRDTNPLLARETNLVALPDVITAVSATRLSVPVIISRKPARQSLKDGFNEKSFITAYKEAGFRTWWLSNQISFGKFDTPVSVFAREADVVQFTNLGGFSDKSNLDEVLFEPLRVAMADPAPKKLIVLHTLGSHWNYSQRHPQSFDRWHPSLFGIDKPVYTDIAIKERLNNSYDNTILYTDWFLAQLLGRLKGAAHPSALLYVADHGQTLYDGTCRLAFHGHNTQHEFRVPAFMWYSAQYGDRYPAKVRELHRHRKAKLATENMFHTLLDMADIRYPGDRRDWSFLSPDFKRHTRWVDSYGWTDYDNATLKGDCREVIAKKPKKPARH, encoded by the coding sequence ATGCCATCGTTGCCATTCGAATTCCGGTACCCGCGCCCGGCCCACCTGTTCATCCTGCTCAGCTACCTGGCGCTGTCGCTGGTGCCATGGATCCGTGTACTGCTCGACAATCCCGTCGCCGGCGGCTGGCAGATCCTGGGCATCGAGATTGCCGCATGGACCGCCGTATGGGCGGTGTTCAAGCGGCCCGCCTACTTTCACTGGCTGCTGATTCCCGCCTTCATGGCGCTGCCTACCGAACTCTACCTGCTGGTCTTCTATGGCCAGGGGATCTCGACGCACCACCTTGGTATCCTGGCCGAGACCAGCCCCGTCGAGGCGCTCGAATTCCTCGGGAACAAGGTGTGGACGATGCTGGCCGTGATGGTGTTCGTGGCGGCCTGGTGGGTAATGACGTTCCGCGCGGCCCGGCTCACGCGCGGCCTGGACTGGCAGGGACCGTCGCGCTGGGTGGCGCTGGGCCTGCTGGGCAGCTTCGCCCTCGTTGCCGCCTATGCCTGGGAATTCGGCGCGGGCAAGCCGCCAGCCGCGTCTGCCAGCGCCACGGCCTCGGTGTCGGCAGGAACCGCCCGTGGCGCCCACGTCACCGGATGGCCGCTCGCACCGCTGCCGGCCTGGGCCCGCCCGCCCGTGCACTTCGGCGCCTTCATCGATTCCTGGCCATTCGGGCTGGCCGCGCGCGGCATCGATTTCTACCGCGAGCGGCGCTACCTGGCCCAGCTGAACGAAACGAGCCGCCATTTCAAGTTCGGCGCCGACCAGGGCGCGCCCGACGACGTGCCGGAAACGATCGTGCTCGTGATCGGCGAATCGTCGCGCCAGGACCGCTGGCGCCTGTTCGGGTACCAGCGCGATACCAATCCGCTGCTGGCGCGGGAAACCAACCTGGTGGCGCTGCCCGACGTGATCACCGCGGTGTCGGCCACGCGCCTGTCGGTACCAGTCATCATTTCCAGGAAGCCGGCGAGGCAGAGCCTGAAAGATGGCTTCAATGAAAAATCCTTCATCACCGCTTACAAGGAAGCGGGTTTCCGCACATGGTGGCTGTCGAACCAGATCTCGTTCGGCAAGTTCGACACGCCCGTGTCCGTGTTCGCCCGCGAGGCGGACGTGGTGCAATTCACCAACCTGGGCGGCTTCTCCGACAAATCGAACCTCGACGAAGTGCTGTTCGAGCCGCTGCGCGTGGCCATGGCCGATCCCGCGCCGAAGAAGCTGATCGTGCTGCACACGCTGGGCAGCCACTGGAACTACAGCCAGCGCCACCCGCAATCGTTCGACCGCTGGCACCCGTCGCTGTTCGGCATCGACAAGCCCGTGTACACCGATATCGCGATCAAGGAACGCCTGAACAACAGTTATGACAACACGATCCTGTACACGGACTGGTTCCTCGCCCAGTTGCTGGGCCGCCTGAAAGGCGCGGCGCATCCCAGCGCGCTGCTGTACGTGGCCGACCATGGCCAGACGCTGTACGACGGCACCTGCCGCCTGGCCTTCCACGGCCACAACACGCAGCATGAGTTCCGCGTGCCTGCCTTCATGTGGTATTCCGCTCAGTATGGCGACCGCTACCCGGCCAAGGTGCGCGAGCTGCACCGGCACCGCAAGGCGAAACTGGCCACCGAGAACATGTTCCACACGCTGCTCGACATGGCCGACATCCGCTATCCGGGCGACCGCCGCGATTGGAGCTTCCTGTCGCCCGACTTCAAGCGCCACACGCGCTGGGTCGACAGCTATGGCTGGACGGATTACGACAATGCCACGCTGAAGGGCGATTGCCGCGAAGTCATCGCGAAGAAGCCGAAAAAGCCGGCCAGGCATTAG
- the fusA gene encoding elongation factor G gives MARKTPIERYRNIGISAHIDAGKTTTTERVLFYTGVNHKIGEVHDGAATMDWMEQEQERGITITSAATTCFWKGMAGNFQPHHINIIDTPGHVDFTIEVERSMRVLDGACMVYCAVGGVQPQSETVWRQANKYKVPRLAFVNKMDRTGANFFKVYEQMRARLKANPVPIQIPIGAEDSFAGVVDLVKMKAIIWDEASQGMKFDYKDIPAELQATANEWREKMVEAAAESSEELMNKYLEEGDLTEAEIKQALRARTIASEIVPMMCGTAFKNKGVQAMLDAVIEYLPSPVDIPPVGGTDDDEQPVTRTASDEEKFSALAFKIMTDPFVGQLAFFRVYSGAVNSGDTVLNSVKNRKERLGRILQMHANQREEIKEVRAGDIAAAVGLKDVTTGETLCDPTAVIILERMVFPEPVIQQAVEPKTKSDQEKMGLALNRLAQEDPSFRVKTDEESGQTIIGGMGELHLEIIVDRMKREFGVEATVGKPQVAYRETIRKAVTDVEGKFVKQSGGRGQYGHAVLTIEPQEPGKGFEFVDAIKGGVIPREYIPAVEKGVRETLNSGVLAGYPVVDVKVTVTFGSYHDVDSNENAFRMAGSMAFKDGCRKASPVILEPMMAVEVETPEDYAGNVMGDLSSRRGMVQGMDEIPGGGGKIIKAEVPLSEMFGYSTSLRSATQGRATYTMEFKHYSEAPKHVIDAIVTAKAK, from the coding sequence ATGGCCCGCAAGACCCCCATCGAGCGCTACCGCAATATCGGTATTTCCGCTCACATCGACGCCGGCAAGACGACCACGACCGAGCGCGTGCTGTTCTACACCGGCGTGAACCACAAGATTGGTGAAGTGCACGACGGCGCAGCAACCATGGACTGGATGGAGCAGGAACAAGAGCGCGGCATCACGATCACGTCCGCGGCCACGACCTGCTTCTGGAAAGGCATGGCCGGCAACTTCCAGCCGCACCACATCAACATCATCGATACCCCGGGCCACGTCGACTTCACGATCGAAGTGGAACGTTCGATGCGCGTGCTGGACGGCGCCTGCATGGTCTACTGCGCAGTCGGTGGCGTGCAGCCGCAGTCGGAAACCGTGTGGCGTCAGGCGAACAAGTACAAAGTGCCGCGTCTGGCCTTCGTCAACAAGATGGACCGTACCGGTGCCAACTTCTTCAAGGTCTACGAGCAGATGCGCGCTCGCCTGAAGGCAAACCCGGTGCCGATCCAGATCCCTATCGGCGCTGAAGATTCGTTCGCCGGCGTGGTCGACCTGGTCAAGATGAAGGCGATCATCTGGGATGAAGCATCCCAAGGCATGAAGTTCGACTACAAGGATATTCCGGCCGAACTGCAAGCTACCGCCAACGAGTGGCGCGAAAAGATGGTCGAAGCGGCCGCTGAGTCCAGCGAAGAGCTGATGAACAAGTACCTGGAAGAAGGCGACCTGACGGAAGCCGAGATCAAGCAGGCGCTGCGCGCCCGTACGATCGCTTCGGAAATCGTGCCGATGATGTGCGGCACCGCGTTCAAGAACAAGGGCGTGCAGGCCATGCTGGACGCCGTCATCGAATACCTGCCATCGCCAGTGGACATCCCACCGGTCGGCGGCACCGACGACGACGAGCAGCCTGTCACCCGTACCGCTTCGGACGAAGAGAAGTTCTCCGCGCTGGCATTCAAGATCATGACCGACCCGTTCGTCGGCCAGCTGGCGTTCTTCCGCGTGTACTCCGGTGCCGTGAACTCCGGCGACACCGTGCTGAACTCGGTGAAGAACCGCAAGGAACGCCTGGGCCGCATCCTGCAGATGCACGCCAACCAGCGTGAAGAAATCAAGGAAGTGCGCGCCGGCGACATCGCCGCTGCCGTGGGCCTGAAAGACGTGACGACCGGCGAAACGCTGTGCGATCCGACCGCGGTGATCATCCTGGAACGCATGGTCTTCCCTGAGCCGGTGATCCAGCAGGCCGTCGAGCCGAAGACCAAGTCCGACCAGGAAAAAATGGGCCTGGCGCTGAACCGCCTGGCACAGGAAGATCCGTCGTTCCGCGTGAAGACCGACGAAGAATCCGGCCAGACCATCATCGGCGGCATGGGCGAGCTGCACCTGGAAATTATCGTCGACCGCATGAAGCGCGAATTCGGCGTGGAAGCCACCGTCGGCAAGCCGCAGGTTGCTTACCGCGAGACGATCCGCAAGGCCGTCACCGACGTGGAAGGCAAGTTCGTCAAGCAGTCCGGTGGTCGCGGCCAGTACGGCCACGCCGTGCTGACGATCGAACCGCAAGAGCCGGGCAAGGGCTTCGAGTTCGTCGACGCCATCAAGGGCGGTGTGATTCCTCGCGAATACATCCCTGCGGTGGAAAAAGGCGTGCGCGAAACGCTGAACTCGGGCGTGCTGGCCGGCTACCCGGTCGTCGACGTGAAAGTGACCGTCACGTTCGGTTCCTACCACGACGTGGACTCGAACGAAAACGCGTTCCGCATGGCCGGTTCGATGGCGTTCAAGGACGGCTGCCGCAAGGCATCGCCGGTCATCCTCGAGCCGATGATGGCCGTGGAAGTGGAAACGCCGGAAGACTACGCCGGTAACGTGATGGGCGACCTGTCGTCCCGTCGCGGCATGGTGCAGGGCATGGACGAAATCCCGGGCGGCGGCGGCAAGATCATCAAGGCCGAAGTTCCGCTGTCCGAAATGTTCGGTTACTCGACCTCGCTGCGTTCCGCAACGCAAGGCCGTGCAACGTACACGATGGAATTCAAGCACTACTCCGAAGCGCCGAAGCACGTTATCGACGCAATCGTGACCGCAAAAGCGAAATAA
- the rpsG gene encoding 30S ribosomal protein S7: MPRRREVPKREILPDPKFGNTEVAKFVNVLMLSGKKSVAENIIYGAFDHIQQKSGKDPLEVFTAAINNAKPMVEVKSRRVGGANYQVPVEVRPVRRLALSMRWLREAANKRSEKSMPQRLGGELLEAAEGRGGAMKRRDEVHRMAEANKAFSHFRF; the protein is encoded by the coding sequence ATGCCACGTCGTCGTGAAGTACCCAAGCGCGAAATTCTGCCGGATCCAAAGTTCGGCAACACCGAAGTCGCCAAATTCGTCAATGTTCTGATGCTGTCCGGCAAGAAGTCGGTCGCAGAAAACATCATCTACGGTGCATTCGACCATATCCAGCAAAAATCCGGCAAGGATCCGCTGGAAGTGTTCACCGCAGCAATCAACAACGCCAAGCCGATGGTTGAAGTGAAGTCCCGCCGTGTCGGCGGTGCCAACTACCAGGTGCCGGTTGAAGTGCGCCCAGTGCGCCGCCTGGCCCTGTCCATGCGTTGGCTGCGTGAAGCTGCAAACAAGCGCAGCGAAAAATCCATGCCGCAACGCCTCGGTGGCGAGCTGCTGGAAGCTGCGGAAGGTCGCGGCGGCGCAATGAAGCGTCGTGACGAAGTGCACCGTATGGCTGAAGCGAACAAGGCGTTCTCGCACTTCCGCTTCTAA
- the rpsJ gene encoding 30S ribosomal protein S10, protein MSTPNQKIRIRLKAFDYKLIDQSALEIVDTAKRTGAVVKGPVPLPTRIQRFDVLRSPHVNKTSRDQFEIRTHQRLMDIVDPTDKTVDALMKLDLPAGVDVEIKLQ, encoded by the coding sequence ATGTCCACCCCGAATCAAAAGATCCGCATCCGCCTGAAGGCTTTCGACTACAAACTGATCGACCAGTCCGCACTGGAAATCGTTGACACCGCCAAGCGCACCGGCGCCGTTGTCAAAGGTCCGGTTCCCCTGCCGACCCGCATCCAGCGTTTCGACGTGCTGCGTTCCCCGCACGTGAACAAGACTTCGCGCGACCAGTTCGAAATCCGCACCCACCAGCGCCTGATGGACATCGTGGATCCGACCGACAAGACCGTTGACGCACTGATGAAGCTGGACCTGCCAGCTGGCGTGGACGTCGAGATCAAGCTGCAGTAA
- the rpsL gene encoding 30S ribosomal protein S12, producing MPTINQLIRNPRTALVVKSKSPALENCPQKRGVCTRVYTTTPKKPNSALRKVAKVRLTNGFEVISYIGGEGHNLQEHSVVLLRGGRVKDLPGVRYHMVRGSLDTQGVKDRKQARSKYGAKRAKAAKK from the coding sequence ATGCCAACCATCAATCAATTGATTCGCAACCCACGTACCGCACTGGTCGTGAAGAGCAAATCGCCGGCACTTGAAAACTGCCCGCAAAAGCGTGGCGTGTGCACCCGCGTGTACACCACCACTCCGAAGAAGCCTAACTCGGCACTGCGTAAAGTCGCCAAGGTGCGCCTGACCAACGGTTTCGAAGTCATTTCGTACATCGGCGGTGAAGGCCACAACCTGCAGGAACACAGTGTCGTGCTGCTGCGCGGCGGCCGTGTGAAAGACTTGCCGGGTGTGCGTTACCACATGGTTCGCGGCTCGCTGGATACCCAGGGCGTCAAGGATCGTAAGCAGGCTCGTTCGAAGTACGGTGCCAAGCGCGCCAAGGCAGCCAAGAAGTAA
- a CDS encoding TonB-dependent receptor has protein sequence MKRSVVAVAATLVVPAVLAQQAPAPQPSQTVYITGSNLKRADKEGTSPVQVVTAQDIKDTGAQTVQDLMRFVPAIGSDSNYDSTDGGFSRGVSTASLRGLSSTSTLILLNGRRMSPSAYADPNDGNSTLYDLNSIPVSALDRVEILKDGASAVYGSDAIGGVINFITKSNYQGLEFGARASANDDGEFARRGFTAAWGKGDLDTDGYNVFFTADVSKRDRTALRDATDIAFEQYQQLNGRFATPYGSQISQHPTFYRESSPGSRNFGVTRANAADRLRTTLSCDPSQQLVGTTQMGFPATSVWVDRTFCNFDATRFLEAQSEGKDAVVMSRGVLKIGNNARAFAEVAYARSERQYTGTPITIGQSSTNNFTATGVAEPFQAILEIGHPDNPFPNARASVGYRFANLRGGNEVINESTRVLVGAEGEFRGWTWDTGLLWNRSEKEDTYYDRLYLPTLRKLNTGTSLAQLAADPTIAQDVANTGRASILQWDAKASTQFGQLPGGAMGLALGVEVRREKIELDPTPALASGQIFGLVNSIIDGERNVKSAFVELRTPILKNLELDFAGRADKYPDIKTNYVPKVGAKWTVADGLAFRGTYAKGFRAPALVQVTPGGSQVFLRDLFDRRRCEADERTPKPGATEVDCAKSAAGTGGANPDLVPEKSRSYSLGLIYSPTSSLDFLVEYFRIRKEGEVVQGSAFEAIKNEDRFPQNVVRDTNPANFVTDASGNPIPNTGPLLMVKLPWENQGATEVRGIDFEVRHRARLGEWGGLSTKLNGTYMTHYSLSQHAGDIEHNLVGGNAGLYDWNLSSGIDLPRLKFNLASTWTRGDHAVNASVNYVGTVSLKRYVNADTVYDQAFCHYGTAKPGDAEPNRNATVPLYEDYYPDCKIARWVTFGLGYTYTGFKNLTLNVNVQNLFDKRAPYDPGEGITTSFLPDPGYNQGLHNNYGRYFTVSARYAF, from the coding sequence TTGAAACGAAGTGTGGTGGCGGTGGCTGCGACACTGGTGGTTCCGGCCGTGCTGGCGCAACAGGCGCCGGCCCCGCAGCCCAGCCAGACTGTCTACATCACCGGTTCCAACCTGAAGCGCGCCGACAAGGAAGGCACTTCCCCGGTCCAGGTCGTCACGGCCCAGGACATCAAGGACACGGGTGCCCAGACCGTGCAGGATTTGATGCGCTTTGTACCGGCAATCGGTTCGGACAGCAACTATGACAGTACCGACGGCGGGTTCTCCCGTGGCGTATCGACGGCGTCGCTGCGTGGCCTGTCGTCCACGTCCACGCTGATCCTGTTGAACGGCCGGCGCATGTCGCCATCGGCCTATGCCGACCCGAACGACGGCAACTCGACGCTGTATGACCTGAACAGTATTCCGGTCAGCGCGCTCGACCGCGTGGAAATCCTCAAGGACGGCGCCTCCGCCGTGTATGGTTCCGATGCCATCGGTGGCGTCATCAACTTCATCACGAAGAGCAATTACCAGGGCCTCGAATTCGGCGCCCGCGCCAGCGCCAACGACGATGGCGAATTCGCCCGCCGCGGCTTCACCGCCGCCTGGGGCAAGGGCGACCTGGACACCGATGGCTACAACGTGTTCTTCACGGCCGACGTGTCGAAGCGCGATCGCACCGCGCTGCGCGACGCCACCGATATCGCGTTTGAACAGTACCAGCAACTGAACGGCCGCTTCGCCACCCCGTACGGCAGCCAGATCTCCCAGCACCCCACGTTCTATCGCGAGAGCTCGCCGGGTTCGCGCAATTTCGGCGTCACCCGCGCCAACGCGGCCGACCGGCTGCGCACCACGCTCAGCTGCGACCCATCCCAGCAACTGGTGGGCACCACACAGATGGGCTTCCCGGCGACCAGCGTGTGGGTCGACCGCACGTTCTGCAACTTCGATGCGACCCGCTTCCTGGAAGCGCAAAGTGAAGGCAAGGATGCCGTCGTGATGAGCCGCGGCGTGCTGAAGATCGGCAATAACGCACGTGCCTTCGCCGAGGTGGCGTATGCCCGTTCCGAGCGCCAGTACACAGGCACGCCGATCACGATCGGCCAGTCCTCGACCAACAATTTCACGGCGACCGGCGTTGCCGAACCGTTCCAGGCCATTCTGGAGATCGGCCATCCGGACAATCCGTTCCCCAACGCGCGCGCGTCGGTCGGCTACCGTTTTGCCAACCTGCGGGGCGGCAACGAGGTCATCAACGAAAGCACCCGCGTGCTGGTGGGTGCGGAGGGCGAATTCCGCGGCTGGACCTGGGATACCGGCCTGCTGTGGAATCGCTCCGAAAAAGAAGACACTTACTACGACCGCCTTTACCTGCCGACGCTGCGCAAGCTGAACACGGGCACCTCGCTGGCCCAGCTGGCCGCCGATCCGACCATCGCGCAGGACGTGGCCAACACAGGCCGTGCATCCATCCTGCAGTGGGATGCCAAGGCCAGCACGCAGTTCGGCCAGCTGCCGGGCGGTGCCATGGGCCTGGCGCTGGGTGTCGAGGTGCGCCGCGAGAAAATCGAGCTGGACCCGACGCCAGCACTGGCCTCCGGCCAAATCTTCGGCCTGGTCAACTCGATCATCGACGGCGAGCGCAACGTGAAATCCGCCTTTGTCGAGCTGCGCACGCCGATCCTGAAAAACCTGGAGCTGGACTTTGCCGGCCGCGCGGACAAGTATCCGGACATCAAGACGAACTACGTGCCGAAAGTGGGCGCGAAGTGGACGGTGGCCGATGGCCTGGCCTTCCGCGGCACCTATGCCAAGGGCTTCCGCGCGCCGGCACTGGTGCAGGTGACGCCGGGCGGCTCGCAAGTTTTCCTGCGCGACCTGTTCGACCGCCGCCGCTGCGAGGCCGACGAGCGCACGCCGAAACCGGGCGCGACCGAGGTCGATTGCGCGAAATCCGCCGCCGGTACCGGTGGCGCCAATCCGGACCTGGTGCCGGAAAAATCGCGCAGCTACTCGCTGGGCCTGATCTATTCGCCCACCAGCAGCCTGGACTTCCTGGTCGAGTACTTCCGCATCCGCAAGGAAGGCGAAGTGGTGCAGGGCTCGGCGTTCGAGGCAATCAAGAACGAGGACCGCTTCCCGCAGAACGTGGTGCGCGACACGAATCCCGCCAACTTCGTCACCGATGCCAGCGGCAACCCGATTCCCAACACGGGGCCGCTGCTGATGGTCAAGCTGCCATGGGAAAACCAGGGCGCGACCGAAGTGCGCGGCATCGACTTCGAAGTGCGCCACCGCGCGCGGCTGGGTGAATGGGGCGGCCTCAGCACCAAGCTGAACGGTACTTACATGACGCACTATTCGCTGTCGCAGCACGCCGGCGACATCGAGCACAACCTGGTCGGCGGCAATGCCGGCCTCTACGACTGGAACCTGTCGAGTGGCATTGACCTGCCGCGCCTGAAGTTCAACCTGGCCAGCACGTGGACCCGGGGCGACCATGCCGTGAACGCTTCGGTCAACTACGTGGGCACCGTTTCGCTGAAGCGCTACGTCAATGCCGACACCGTCTACGACCAGGCGTTCTGCCACTACGGCACGGCCAAGCCAGGCGATGCCGAGCCGAACCGCAACGCCACGGTGCCGCTGTACGAGGATTACTATCCGGACTGCAAGATCGCCCGCTGGGTGACGTTCGGGCTGGGCTACACGTACACGGGCTTCAAGAACCTGACGCTGAACGTGAACGTGCAGAACCTGTTCGACAAGCGTGCGCCTTACGATCCGGGCGAGGGCATTACGACGAGCTTCCTGCCGGACCCCGGCTACAACCAGGGGCTGCATAACAACTACGGGCGGTACTTCACCGTCAGCGCGCGCTACGCGTTCTGA
- a CDS encoding DUF4148 domain-containing protein: MNTTNNTNTKNLIGALLLAVSAIASGAAGAEGLTREQVRAEVLAARAAGTLSSGGEGYQAIDHAFLSTRSRADVKADLAAAHAAGTLYAGEAYPGPFPEAKPVARAAVRAELGAARAAGTLVDGDTYPVAAMY; this comes from the coding sequence ATGAACACGACGAACAACACGAACACGAAGAACCTGATCGGCGCGCTGCTGCTGGCCGTTTCCGCCATCGCTTCCGGCGCCGCCGGCGCCGAAGGCCTGACCCGCGAGCAGGTGCGCGCCGAAGTGCTGGCGGCCCGGGCCGCGGGCACGCTGTCCAGCGGCGGGGAAGGCTACCAGGCCATCGACCATGCCTTCCTGTCCACACGCAGCCGCGCCGACGTGAAGGCCGACCTCGCGGCCGCCCATGCCGCCGGCACGCTGTACGCGGGCGAAGCCTATCCGGGCCCGTTCCCCGAGGCGAAGCCGGTTGCCCGCGCGGCGGTGCGCGCGGAACTGGGGGCGGCACGCGCAGCCGGCACGCTGGTCGACGGCGATACCTATCCGGTGGCTGCGATGTACTGA